Proteins from one Coregonus clupeaformis isolate EN_2021a chromosome 25, ASM2061545v1, whole genome shotgun sequence genomic window:
- the LOC121539229 gene encoding signal recognition particle 14 kDa protein: MVLLENDSFLTELTRLFQKCRTSGSVVITLKKYDGRTKPVPRKGHPENYEPADNKCLLRASDGKKKISTVVSSKEVIKFQMAYSNLLRAHMDGLKKKDKKSKSKKTKATQ, from the exons ATGGTACTACTTGAAAATGACTCG TTTTTGACTGAGCTGACACGGCTGTTCCAGAAATGCAGGACATCAGGCAGTGTTGTCATCACGTTAAAGAAAT ATGATGGGAGAACCAAACCAGTCCCCAGGAAAGGCCACCCAGAGAATTATGAACCAGCAGACAACAAGTGTCTACTCAGAGCATCAGATGGCAAGAAGAAAATCAGCACAGTG GTTAGTAGCAAAGAAGTAATCAAGTTCCAGATG GCATACTCTAACCTCCTGAGAGCACACATGGACGGGCTCAAGAAGAAAGACAAGAAAAGCAAAAGCAAGAAAACCAAAGCCACCCAATGA